From one Brevundimonas sp. PAMC22021 genomic stretch:
- the metG gene encoding methionine--tRNA ligase, with protein sequence MARILITSALPYINGIKHLGNLAGSMLPADVWARFKRAQGHEVLYICATDEHGTPAELAAAAAGQDVRTYCDEQHQIQKRAGEAFGLSYDAFGRSSNPQNHRLTQHFAEALERNGLIEERVDRMIYSIDDARFLPDRYVEGTCPHCAYPKARGDQCDNCGRLLDPTDLIDPYSAVSGSRNLEVRDTRHLYLLQTKIEPEIRAWVDGKTGWQQLAKSIAYKHLDEGLIDRGITRDLAWGVPVTKDGFPRPGMEDKVFYVWFDAPIEYIAATEEWAEATGHDWRSWWRLDEGAEDVRYVQFMGKDNVAFHTVSFPATIIGSGEPWKTVDQLKAFNWLNWYGGKFSTSQKRGVFMDQALELLPADYWRWRLTAYGPEHADSPFTWEDFQASTNKDLADVLGNFVNRIVKFAESKFDGVAPEGGEAGPVEEKLLIDLRAGLAEATEQFEAMEFRKASAAIRACWVLGNEYLQEAAPWTALKTDRDRAAVGVRTGLNLVALFARLAAPILPFSAEKIAASVGSTDLSWPGADEDLLNVLPVGQAVAAQGVLFAKIEDAQVAEWSERFGGAEA encoded by the coding sequence ATGGCCCGCATCCTCATCACCTCGGCGCTGCCCTACATCAACGGCATCAAGCACCTGGGGAACCTGGCGGGGTCGATGCTGCCGGCGGACGTCTGGGCGCGGTTCAAGCGGGCGCAAGGGCATGAGGTCCTCTACATCTGCGCCACCGACGAGCACGGCACGCCGGCCGAGCTGGCCGCTGCCGCCGCCGGCCAGGACGTGCGCACCTATTGCGACGAACAGCACCAGATCCAGAAGCGGGCGGGCGAGGCGTTCGGCCTCAGCTATGACGCGTTCGGCCGCTCGTCCAACCCTCAGAACCACCGCCTTACGCAGCATTTCGCCGAGGCGCTGGAGCGGAACGGCCTTATCGAAGAGCGGGTGGATCGGATGATCTACTCGATCGACGACGCCCGCTTCCTGCCCGACCGCTATGTCGAGGGAACGTGCCCGCACTGCGCCTATCCCAAGGCGCGCGGCGACCAGTGCGACAACTGCGGCCGCCTGCTCGATCCCACCGATCTGATCGACCCTTATTCGGCGGTGTCCGGCTCGCGGAACCTGGAGGTGCGCGACACCCGCCACCTTTATCTGCTTCAGACGAAGATCGAGCCCGAGATCCGCGCCTGGGTCGATGGCAAGACCGGCTGGCAGCAGCTGGCCAAGTCCATCGCCTACAAGCATCTGGACGAAGGCTTGATCGACCGGGGCATCACCCGCGACCTCGCCTGGGGCGTGCCGGTGACCAAGGACGGCTTTCCTCGCCCGGGCATGGAGGACAAGGTCTTCTACGTCTGGTTCGACGCGCCCATCGAATACATCGCGGCGACCGAGGAGTGGGCGGAGGCCACCGGTCACGACTGGCGCTCCTGGTGGCGGCTGGACGAGGGCGCCGAAGACGTTCGCTATGTCCAGTTCATGGGCAAGGACAACGTCGCCTTCCACACCGTCAGCTTCCCCGCCACCATCATCGGCTCGGGCGAGCCATGGAAGACCGTCGACCAACTCAAGGCCTTCAACTGGCTGAACTGGTATGGCGGCAAGTTCTCGACCTCGCAGAAGCGCGGCGTCTTCATGGATCAGGCGCTGGAACTGCTGCCCGCCGACTACTGGCGTTGGCGCCTGACGGCCTATGGTCCCGAACACGCCGATTCGCCGTTCACCTGGGAGGATTTCCAGGCATCGACCAACAAGGACCTGGCCGACGTGCTGGGCAACTTCGTCAACCGCATCGTCAAGTTCGCGGAGTCCAAGTTCGACGGCGTCGCGCCCGAAGGCGGCGAAGCTGGTCCGGTCGAGGAAAAGCTGCTGATCGACCTGCGCGCCGGCCTCGCCGAGGCGACCGAGCAGTTCGAGGCCATGGAGTTCCGCAAGGCCTCGGCCGCGATCCGCGCCTGCTGGGTGCTTGGCAACGAATATCTGCAGGAAGCGGCGCCCTGGACCGCGCTGAAGACCGACCGCGACCGCGCGGCCGTGGGCGTGCGCACCGGCCTGAACCTCGTCGCCCTGTTCGCGCGCCTGGCCGCGCCGATCCTGCCATTCTCGGCCGAAAAGATCGCGGCGTCCGTCGGCTCGACCGACCTCAGCTGGCCAGGCGCCGACGAGGACCTGCTGAACGTCCTGCCCGTCGGCCAGGCCGTGGCCGCACAGGGCGTGCTGTTCGCCAAGATCGAAGACGCCCAGGTCGCCGAATGGTCCGAACGCTTCGGCG